From a region of the Gordonia sp. PP30 genome:
- a CDS encoding acyltransferase family protein encodes MTTLDVDSSSQSTQNDTPTKEMRVPTGLAMVVLDYTDDAARFPGGKPPDDAERGSATDGPPDAEPREETAETTSAETNPRDGRGPGDQAPPSPDDAADPAEQQPHGLGDDQPGAEDAPLGGGHSDAPTRQFRVLVAPEPTGRPEPVEEPAQTAQQRPVANTEETPDPPESAEAPEAPAAPDTTESADAEAVAEESPPAGPSAPDESPAAEQSRPEPPQPEQPQPEQSRPKPPRPDPRGTAPTVPVTRQAPGRAPDPRPAPKRPAPAAQRARPTAPPPHSSRPAPARPPARPAATAAPEPAATTLKPGRIRRAPALDGLRGIAVLSVVVYHLFGTVLRGGYLGVDVFFVLSGFLITSLLVREFGAGGEISLSHFWLRRVRRIVPAAVTVLVVSTAIAGLIGGDVAVQLWPQFTSSMFFVNNWVQIAQSQSYFADTTPRIFMHYWSLAIEEQFYVVWPLLFVALMWLRRRRPVRRRLLFAAVAATVLAFASVALMAWLYQPDADPSRVYFGSETHAFGLLSGVVLALLVTSPASNATDSWPRKLPRRTAQIIGWTLGPLAFAGLIALMFVLPDTAPITYRGGLFAACVLAAAVVYNAVRETGPVPRLLRLPALRWLGERSFSLYLWHWPVMVFVKHWLMGPHSETPLWVAGTIAAVISLVASELSYRWIETPFRRLGFRGVLTALGSNAHRARPAVVAVVTTVAVLLAGSALGTSPAKSQLELQLDHLAEQQKEAQRQADEQAKHPQPPATGLPAGTDVTAVGDSVMLAASASLRKKFPGIYIDAEVSRHYTGGEVVLQDLASSDKIRDYVVLGFGTNGQAFPGQLDRILRMLGPDRKVVLVVPYGPVEGIPQAARQVIAYAPTRKNVFLAPWCSAAAAHPDLLGPDDVHPFGAGTDLYTDAVAQGLKQAVSGERDTSIGCPL; translated from the coding sequence TTGACCACGCTCGACGTCGACTCCAGTAGCCAGTCCACCCAGAACGACACTCCGACCAAGGAGATGCGCGTTCCCACCGGGCTGGCGATGGTCGTGCTCGACTACACCGACGACGCCGCCCGATTCCCCGGCGGCAAGCCGCCGGATGACGCCGAACGAGGGTCCGCGACGGACGGGCCGCCGGACGCCGAACCGCGCGAAGAGACCGCCGAAACCACTTCCGCCGAGACCAACCCCCGCGACGGTCGGGGTCCCGGCGATCAGGCTCCGCCTTCGCCCGACGACGCCGCCGATCCCGCGGAACAGCAGCCTCATGGTCTTGGCGACGACCAGCCCGGAGCGGAGGACGCCCCGCTCGGCGGCGGCCACTCCGACGCGCCCACTCGGCAGTTCCGCGTGCTCGTCGCCCCGGAGCCCACTGGACGGCCCGAGCCGGTCGAGGAACCGGCGCAGACCGCGCAGCAGCGGCCGGTCGCGAACACCGAGGAGACGCCGGACCCACCCGAGTCCGCCGAGGCGCCGGAAGCCCCGGCGGCCCCGGACACAACCGAGAGTGCCGACGCGGAGGCCGTCGCGGAGGAATCGCCGCCGGCCGGACCCTCGGCGCCGGACGAGTCTCCCGCCGCCGAACAGTCCCGGCCCGAACCGCCGCAGCCGGAACAGCCGCAGCCCGAACAGTCCCGGCCCAAACCGCCGCGCCCCGATCCGCGCGGCACGGCGCCGACGGTCCCGGTGACCCGGCAGGCGCCCGGCCGCGCTCCGGATCCCAGGCCCGCACCGAAACGCCCGGCGCCCGCCGCCCAGCGAGCACGACCGACCGCACCACCGCCGCACTCGTCCCGGCCCGCTCCCGCCCGCCCGCCGGCCCGTCCGGCAGCGACAGCCGCCCCGGAGCCGGCCGCGACCACGCTCAAGCCGGGCCGGATCCGCCGGGCCCCCGCGCTGGACGGCCTGCGCGGCATCGCCGTGCTGTCGGTCGTGGTGTACCACCTGTTCGGCACCGTCCTGCGGGGCGGCTACCTGGGCGTCGACGTCTTCTTCGTGCTGTCCGGGTTCCTCATCACGTCGCTCCTCGTGCGCGAGTTCGGAGCCGGCGGCGAGATCTCGCTGTCCCATTTCTGGCTGCGGCGGGTGCGCCGTATCGTCCCGGCGGCGGTCACCGTGCTGGTGGTGAGTACCGCGATCGCCGGCCTGATCGGCGGCGACGTCGCCGTCCAGCTGTGGCCGCAGTTCACCAGCTCGATGTTCTTCGTCAACAACTGGGTGCAGATCGCCCAGTCGCAGAGTTACTTCGCCGACACCACGCCGCGCATCTTCATGCACTACTGGTCGCTGGCGATCGAGGAGCAGTTCTACGTCGTCTGGCCGCTGCTGTTCGTCGCACTCATGTGGCTGCGCCGTCGCCGGCCGGTCCGTCGCCGTCTGCTGTTCGCCGCCGTCGCCGCCACGGTGCTGGCGTTCGCCTCGGTGGCCCTCATGGCGTGGCTCTACCAGCCGGACGCCGACCCCAGCCGGGTCTACTTCGGCAGCGAGACCCATGCCTTCGGGCTGCTCTCCGGCGTCGTTCTCGCCCTGCTGGTGACCAGCCCGGCGTCGAACGCGACCGATTCGTGGCCGCGCAAACTGCCGCGCCGCACCGCGCAGATCATCGGGTGGACGCTCGGACCGCTCGCCTTCGCCGGTCTCATCGCGCTGATGTTCGTCCTGCCGGACACCGCCCCGATCACCTACCGCGGCGGACTGTTCGCGGCCTGCGTGCTCGCCGCCGCCGTCGTCTACAACGCGGTCCGGGAGACCGGGCCGGTGCCGCGGCTCCTGCGGCTGCCCGCGCTGCGCTGGCTCGGTGAGCGCTCGTTCAGCCTGTACCTGTGGCACTGGCCGGTGATGGTCTTCGTCAAACACTGGCTGATGGGCCCGCATTCGGAGACCCCGCTCTGGGTGGCCGGCACGATCGCCGCCGTGATCTCGCTCGTGGCGTCCGAGCTCTCGTACCGCTGGATCGAGACGCCGTTCCGGCGGCTGGGCTTCCGCGGTGTACTGACCGCGCTCGGCAGCAACGCCCATCGGGCCCGCCCCGCGGTGGTGGCGGTCGTGACGACCGTCGCCGTCCTGCTGGCGGGGTCGGCGCTGGGCACCAGCCCGGCGAAGTCGCAGCTGGAACTACAGCTCGACCACCTCGCCGAGCAACAGAAAGAGGCACAGCGCCAGGCCGATGAACAGGCGAAACACCCGCAGCCTCCGGCGACCGGGTTGCCTGCGGGCACCGACGTCACGGCGGTCGGCGACTCGGTGATGCTGGCCGCCTCGGCGTCCCTGCGAAAGAAGTTCCCCGGCATCTACATCGACGCCGAGGTGTCACGGCACTACACCGGCGGCGAGGTGGTGCTGCAGGATCTGGCGTCGTCGGACAAGATCCGCGACTACGTCGTGCTCGGTTTCGGCACCAACGGCCAGGCGTTCCCCGGACAGCTCGACCGGATCCTCCGGATGCTCGGCCCCGACCGCAAGGTGGTACTGGTGGTGCCGTACGGCCCGGTCGAGGGCATTCCGCAGGCCGCGCGGCAGGTGATCGCGTACGCCCCGACCCGCAAGAACGTGTTCCTGGCGCCGTGGTGCTCGGCCGCCGCCGCCCACCCGGATCTGCTCGGCCCCGACGATGTGCACCCGTTCGGGGCCGGCACCGATCTGTACACCGACGCGGTGGCGCAGGGCCTCAAACAGGCCGTCTCCGGCGAGCGCGACACGTCCATCGGCTGCCCGCTCTAG
- a CDS encoding SGNH/GDSL hydrolase family protein — protein sequence MTESPKTRAARDTGRRVRRRALLGAAGTGAALLLAVSGVAEAVPAVPDGVLGAVGNSSSDLNLPDLLGALPGLLSPGTQPAGTTRCDTVIQVGDSTSVAADTAAMLPSAGDTAGAQYRRVGARNVTVDALSGRAIVDGPGPDAKSAVATRLGRGERGCWVIAMGVNDAGAISSGSSVDADARIDAVMRQLAGQPVLWPTIASSNPQNRAFDSAAMAVFNDALRRATARYDDLAVYDWSAAARPEMFTDGIHYTAAATAERNRRFADALARAYPAGSGSTPAVRWIG from the coding sequence GTGACCGAATCTCCGAAGACCCGCGCGGCCCGTGATACCGGTCGCCGCGTCCGTCGCCGGGCGCTGCTCGGCGCGGCGGGCACGGGTGCCGCGCTGCTCCTTGCCGTCTCCGGGGTCGCCGAAGCGGTGCCGGCGGTGCCCGACGGCGTGCTCGGCGCGGTGGGCAACTCGTCGTCGGACCTGAATCTGCCGGACCTGTTGGGCGCGCTGCCCGGGCTGCTGAGCCCGGGGACGCAGCCGGCCGGCACCACCCGCTGCGACACCGTGATCCAGGTGGGTGACTCCACCTCCGTCGCGGCGGACACGGCCGCGATGCTGCCCAGCGCCGGGGACACCGCCGGCGCGCAGTATCGGCGGGTCGGTGCACGGAACGTCACCGTCGACGCGCTGAGCGGCCGGGCGATCGTCGACGGCCCCGGACCGGACGCGAAGAGTGCGGTCGCCACCCGCCTGGGCCGCGGTGAACGTGGCTGCTGGGTGATCGCGATGGGCGTCAACGACGCCGGGGCGATCAGTTCCGGCTCCTCCGTCGACGCCGACGCCCGGATCGACGCGGTGATGCGGCAGTTGGCGGGTCAGCCGGTGCTCTGGCCGACGATCGCATCGTCCAACCCGCAGAACCGGGCCTTCGACAGCGCGGCGATGGCGGTCTTCAACGACGCGCTGCGCCGGGCCACCGCGCGGTACGACGACCTCGCCGTGTACGACTGGTCGGCCGCCGCCCGCCCGGAGATGTTCACCGACGGCATCCACTACACCGCCGCGGCGACCGCGGAACGGAATCGGCGGTTCGCCGACGCCCTGGCTCGGGCGTACCCGGCCGGGTCCGGCTCCACCCCGGCGGTGCGCTGGATCGGCTAG
- a CDS encoding ROK family transcriptional regulator: protein MTGSGVVAAKLRVGSAPASMVLNAIRVGGPAMRDEITARTGLSPATVNRQITALAAAGLVDERPDLVDSRGVGRPKIPITLDRDRYCVAGIHIGARRTALVIADIGGRTLYSHAIATQDVCGGSAEAAVERLAAALAELVGRFSGRRVLWAGAALGGGVDAETGVVDHPILRWRSQPLGPRLHDALGVRVSVAEHVQAMAAAELLLGGEVVPHGAALFFYARETVGMAMIFEDEVHQPTRGAGSIASLPVAPGPLDTEPIAALQTVIGTAALKAAAARLGTGDDAQVLADARARVLGQAVAVMRDVVNPDSVIVAGEAFAAHPRGLAPVQAAFDAATSTGWPLEIVPTRFGVHVPEAAPVAVALSAVYADPVAVAAAAVS, encoded by the coding sequence ATGACCGGCTCCGGAGTGGTCGCGGCCAAGCTGCGCGTGGGTTCGGCTCCGGCCAGCATGGTGCTGAACGCGATCCGCGTCGGGGGTCCGGCGATGCGTGACGAGATCACCGCGCGCACCGGTCTCAGCCCGGCGACGGTCAACCGGCAGATCACGGCGCTGGCCGCCGCGGGCCTGGTCGACGAGCGTCCGGACCTGGTCGACAGCCGGGGTGTCGGGCGGCCGAAGATCCCGATCACCCTGGACCGGGACCGCTACTGCGTGGCCGGTATCCACATCGGGGCCCGGCGCACCGCGCTGGTGATCGCCGACATCGGCGGCCGCACCCTGTACAGCCACGCGATCGCGACCCAGGACGTGTGCGGCGGCAGCGCCGAGGCGGCCGTCGAGCGGCTGGCGGCGGCGCTCGCGGAACTGGTGGGCCGCTTCTCCGGCCGCCGCGTGCTGTGGGCGGGCGCCGCGCTCGGCGGCGGCGTCGACGCGGAGACCGGCGTGGTGGATCACCCGATCCTGCGCTGGCGGTCGCAGCCGCTGGGGCCGCGGCTGCACGACGCGCTGGGCGTCCGGGTATCCGTCGCCGAACACGTCCAGGCGATGGCGGCGGCCGAACTGCTGCTCGGTGGCGAGGTGGTGCCGCACGGCGCGGCACTGTTCTTCTACGCGCGCGAGACCGTCGGCATGGCGATGATCTTCGAGGACGAGGTGCATCAGCCGACCCGCGGTGCCGGCTCCATCGCGTCGCTGCCGGTCGCCCCGGGGCCGCTCGACACCGAGCCGATCGCGGCCTTGCAGACGGTGATCGGGACCGCCGCGCTCAAGGCCGCCGCCGCGCGGCTGGGCACCGGCGACGACGCCCAGGTCCTCGCCGATGCGCGGGCCCGGGTGCTGGGGCAGGCGGTGGCCGTGATGCGCGATGTGGTGAACCCGGATTCGGTGATCGTCGCCGGTGAGGCCTTCGCCGCCCACCCGCGCGGTCTCGCACCGGTGCAGGCCGCGTTCGACGCGGCCACCAGTACCGGCTGGCCGCTGGAGATCGTGCCGACGCGTTTCGGCGTGCATGTCCCGGAGGCGGCGCCGGTGGCGGTCGCACTGTCGGCCGTGTACGCGGATCCGGTCGCGGTGGCGGCCGCGGCCGTTTCATAG
- a CDS encoding SDR family NAD(P)-dependent oxidoreductase — MTTLRSAPASSTDSGPAPAAKVAVVTGASSGIGAATARALAADGYRVVLGARRTDRVEALATEIGGRAQYLDVTDPASVERFCGTLDRVDVLVNNAGGAKGLAPVAEADLDDWRWMWETNVVGTLRMTKALLPALIASGDGLIVTVTSIAALDVYDNGAGYTSAKHAQSVLHSTLRGELVGQPVRLTEVCPGMVETEFSLVRFDGDAERAAKVYDGLTPLTADDIAEVIAFAASRPPHVNLDRIVLKPRDQVDARRNVRTG, encoded by the coding sequence ATGACGACGCTGCGCAGTGCTCCCGCTTCTTCGACCGACTCCGGACCGGCCCCCGCCGCCAAGGTCGCCGTGGTGACCGGCGCCAGTTCGGGCATCGGCGCGGCGACCGCCCGCGCCCTGGCCGCCGACGGATACCGGGTGGTCCTCGGCGCCCGGCGCACGGACCGCGTGGAGGCGCTCGCGACCGAGATCGGCGGCCGCGCGCAGTATCTCGACGTGACGGACCCGGCGTCGGTGGAACGCTTCTGCGGGACGCTCGACCGTGTCGACGTCCTGGTGAACAACGCCGGCGGCGCGAAGGGCCTGGCGCCGGTCGCCGAAGCGGACCTGGACGACTGGCGCTGGATGTGGGAGACCAACGTGGTCGGCACGCTGCGCATGACCAAGGCCCTCTTGCCCGCGCTGATCGCGTCGGGCGACGGCCTGATCGTGACCGTTACCTCGATCGCCGCGCTCGACGTCTACGACAACGGCGCCGGCTACACCTCCGCCAAGCACGCGCAGAGCGTGCTGCACAGCACCCTGCGCGGCGAACTGGTCGGGCAGCCCGTACGCCTCACCGAGGTCTGCCCCGGCATGGTCGAGACCGAGTTCTCCCTCGTCCGCTTCGACGGCGACGCCGAGCGCGCGGCGAAGGTCTACGACGGTCTGACCCCGCTCACCGCCGACGACATCGCTGAGGTGATCGCCTTCGCCGCGTCCCGGCCGCCGCATGTGAACCTCGACCGGATCGTGCTCAAGCCGCGCGATCAGGTCGACGCCCGCCGGAACGTCCGCACCGGATAG
- the sigM gene encoding RNA polymerase sigma factor SigM, translated as MTRGIIEEVSDAELLHAGARGDGGAFGELYERHKRYLWSIALRTAQDPDDAEDALQDALVSIVRTAGSFRCDSSVLVWMHRVVVNSCLDRLRRRKCHDGVPLPEFDCAAPHIAPEDFTESIDLQLAIGRALDVLPAGQREAIIAVDLQGRSIEETAALLGVAPGTVKSRCARGRHKLALVLGHLRLDD; from the coding sequence ATGACTCGGGGGATCATCGAAGAGGTCAGTGACGCGGAACTGTTGCATGCGGGGGCGCGTGGCGACGGCGGGGCGTTCGGCGAACTCTACGAACGGCACAAGCGCTACCTCTGGTCGATCGCGCTGCGCACCGCGCAGGACCCCGACGATGCCGAGGACGCCCTGCAGGACGCGCTGGTCAGCATCGTCCGGACCGCGGGCTCGTTCCGGTGCGACTCATCGGTGCTGGTGTGGATGCACCGCGTCGTCGTCAACTCGTGTCTCGACCGCCTGCGGCGCCGCAAGTGCCACGACGGCGTCCCGCTCCCCGAGTTCGACTGCGCCGCACCGCACATCGCCCCGGAGGACTTCACCGAGAGCATCGATCTGCAACTCGCCATCGGCCGCGCGCTCGACGTCCTGCCTGCCGGCCAACGGGAGGCGATCATCGCGGTCGATCTGCAGGGCCGTTCCATCGAGGAGACCGCGGCGCTCCTCGGCGTCGCGCCGGGCACCGTCAAGAGCCGGTGCGCCCGGGGCCGCCACAAGTTGGCACTGGTCCTCGGCCACCTCCGGCTGGACGACTGA
- the deoC gene encoding deoxyribose-phosphate aldolase has translation MIETNLRRSQVAALVDHTLLKPEATRADAEAAVADAARLGVYAVCLSPSMLPIDTGAQRTCVVAGFPSGKHHSLVKAAEARLAVDSGADEIDMVIDIGAAVDGRFDEVFADVVTVREGAGDAVLKVIVESAVLLDRIGPDGLAQVCRRAVEGGADFVKTSTGLHPAGGASVEAVRVMRAAVGDGIGVKASGGIRDAAFAAELIAAGANRLGLSGTEAVLAGFPE, from the coding sequence GTGATTGAAACCAACCTGCGCCGCAGCCAGGTCGCGGCCCTCGTCGACCACACCCTGCTCAAACCGGAGGCGACCCGCGCCGACGCCGAGGCGGCGGTCGCCGACGCGGCCCGGCTCGGCGTCTACGCGGTGTGCCTGTCGCCGTCGATGCTTCCGATCGACACCGGTGCGCAGCGGACCTGCGTGGTGGCCGGCTTCCCGTCCGGCAAGCATCACTCGCTGGTCAAGGCCGCCGAGGCGCGGCTGGCGGTGGATTCCGGTGCCGACGAGATCGACATGGTGATCGACATCGGCGCGGCCGTCGACGGCCGGTTCGACGAGGTCTTCGCCGACGTGGTGACCGTCCGTGAGGGGGCCGGGGACGCGGTGCTGAAGGTGATCGTCGAGTCGGCGGTGCTGCTCGACCGGATCGGCCCGGACGGGCTGGCGCAGGTATGCCGCCGCGCCGTCGAGGGCGGCGCCGACTTCGTCAAGACCTCCACCGGACTCCATCCGGCCGGTGGGGCGAGTGTGGAGGCGGTGCGGGTGATGCGCGCGGCCGTCGGCGACGGGATCGGTGTCAAGGCCAGCGGCGGCATCCGCGACGCCGCGTTCGCCGCCGAACTGATCGCCGCCGGGGCGAACCGGCTGGGTCTCTCCGGCACCGAAGCGGTCCTCGCCGGTTTCCCGGAATAG
- the purU gene encoding formyltetrahydrofolate deformylase → MTASPTDDNRSFVLTLGCPDRTGIVATISGFLAGIGGWITEAAYHSDQTSGWFFTRQAIRASSVGFTVDEIRARFAAVAAGLGPETEWNVTDTGEPKSVVLLVSRDSHCLTDLLSRAERGELPARIRAVIGNHRDLESLTTRFGVPFHHVPFPAGDPEGKTAAFEQVRELVDAHDPDAVVLARFMQILPAWLCEAWAGRAINIHHSFLPSFIGARPYHQAFDRGVKLIGATCHYVTADLDAGPIIEQDVGRISHEQTPADMVRQGRDIETLVLSRGVRWHLEDRVLVHGRKTVVFA, encoded by the coding sequence GTGACCGCCTCCCCCACCGATGACAACCGCAGCTTCGTGTTGACCCTGGGCTGCCCCGACCGCACCGGCATCGTCGCCACCATCTCCGGATTCCTCGCCGGGATCGGCGGCTGGATCACCGAAGCCGCCTACCATTCCGACCAGACCTCGGGCTGGTTCTTCACCCGGCAGGCGATCCGGGCGTCGTCGGTCGGTTTCACGGTCGACGAGATCCGCGCTCGCTTCGCCGCGGTCGCCGCCGGACTGGGCCCGGAGACCGAGTGGAACGTGACCGACACCGGGGAACCCAAGTCGGTGGTGCTGCTGGTGAGCCGCGACAGCCACTGCCTCACCGATCTGCTCTCCCGTGCCGAACGCGGTGAACTGCCCGCGCGCATCCGCGCCGTGATCGGCAACCACCGCGACCTGGAGTCACTGACGACGCGCTTCGGCGTGCCCTTCCACCACGTGCCGTTCCCGGCCGGGGACCCCGAGGGCAAGACCGCCGCCTTCGAGCAGGTGCGTGAACTGGTCGACGCGCACGACCCGGACGCGGTGGTGCTCGCTCGCTTCATGCAGATCCTGCCCGCCTGGCTGTGCGAGGCGTGGGCCGGGCGGGCGATCAACATCCACCACAGCTTCCTGCCCAGCTTCATCGGTGCGCGCCCCTATCATCAGGCCTTCGACCGCGGTGTGAAGCTGATCGGCGCGACTTGCCACTACGTCACCGCCGACCTCGACGCGGGCCCGATCATCGAGCAGGACGTGGGCCGGATCAGTCACGAGCAGACGCCGGCCGACATGGTCCGGCAGGGCCGCGACATCGAGACGCTGGTCCTGTCCCGCGGCGTGCGCTGGCACCTCGAGGACCGCGTCCTGGTCCACGGCCGCAAGACCGTCGTCTTCGCCTGA
- a CDS encoding DUF2993 domain-containing protein, which produces MTEPTDPAKPTEPDAQDRPPAEPASESPADPAATTGPVDVTALPTDHVPVAPKHATQEPAVSEPEARPATRPVTAEYPAPGDSGVFAAPPADPASAPASSGSTTGTTPVVRTKRRLWRTVTLSVVAVLLLVVISGVGTELYLRHRVQSCLENAFKDMTGTSTDVSMPRGSMLLAWMRGEVAWVQVDTNDSGNGSAMRLHARATDVSSNGKTVRTLRGTAYVPYSRVKAMADEGGSAGGAPTIDSVTGSAADRSMTIDSNVPVAFLSVPATVVLLPTKTTDGKVEFQVKEAKAFGIGVPNDFAQDLVDQTTQAMLGPLFQEIQVNELTVSDQGIEFGFSGDDVNLQAASASTSGGGGKCT; this is translated from the coding sequence ATGACCGAGCCCACCGACCCCGCCAAGCCGACCGAGCCCGACGCCCAGGATCGTCCGCCGGCCGAGCCGGCGTCCGAGAGCCCGGCCGATCCGGCCGCGACCACCGGCCCGGTCGACGTCACCGCCCTGCCCACCGACCACGTGCCCGTCGCGCCGAAGCACGCCACGCAGGAGCCCGCCGTGTCGGAGCCCGAGGCGCGCCCGGCGACCCGGCCGGTCACCGCCGAGTACCCCGCCCCCGGCGACTCCGGTGTCTTCGCGGCCCCTCCGGCCGATCCGGCGAGCGCCCCGGCGTCGTCCGGTTCGACGACCGGTACCACGCCGGTGGTACGCACCAAGCGCCGCCTGTGGCGTACCGTCACCCTCTCCGTGGTCGCGGTGCTCCTGCTGGTCGTGATCAGCGGGGTCGGCACCGAGCTGTACCTGCGGCACCGCGTGCAGAGCTGCCTGGAGAACGCGTTCAAGGACATGACCGGGACGTCGACCGACGTCTCGATGCCGCGCGGATCGATGCTGCTGGCCTGGATGCGCGGCGAGGTCGCCTGGGTGCAGGTGGACACCAACGACTCCGGCAACGGCTCCGCGATGCGGCTGCACGCCCGCGCGACGGACGTCAGCAGCAACGGTAAGACCGTCCGCACCCTGCGCGGCACCGCGTACGTCCCGTATTCGCGGGTGAAGGCGATGGCCGATGAGGGCGGGAGCGCGGGCGGCGCACCCACCATCGACTCGGTCACCGGCAGCGCCGCCGACCGCTCGATGACCATCGACTCCAACGTCCCGGTGGCCTTCCTCTCGGTACCGGCCACCGTGGTCCTGCTGCCGACCAAGACCACCGACGGCAAGGTCGAGTTCCAGGTCAAGGAGGCCAAGGCGTTCGGGATCGGAGTGCCGAACGACTTCGCGCAGGACCTCGTCGATCAGACCACCCAGGCGATGCTCGGCCCGCTCTTCCAGGAGATCCAGGTCAACGAGCTCACCGTCAGCGACCAGGGCATCGAATTCGGGTTCTCCGGCGACGACGTCAACCTGCAGGCCGCGTCGGCCAGCACCTCCGGCGGCGGAGGCAAGTGCACGTAG
- a CDS encoding carbon-nitrogen hydrolase family protein, whose product MRIALAQCNSGTDPDANLDLLERLTERAVADGAELVIFPEAMMCRFGVPLGDVAQPLDGPWAGGVARVAERTGAAVIAGMFTPSGDGRVRNTLVIAVPGEPVRGYHKIHLYDAFGFAESRTVAPGDEPVVVDVAGHRVGVATCYDIRFPALFVELARRGAELIAVPASWGAGPGKLEQWQLLASARALDCATYVAAVGQALPDDPGLRESAAPTGIGHSRISDPFGSVIADYGAQQQLSVHDLDLSVVEKARAASAVLANQRVIPTDPTE is encoded by the coding sequence GTGCGGATCGCGCTCGCGCAATGCAATTCGGGAACCGACCCGGACGCCAACCTCGACCTGCTGGAACGGCTGACCGAACGGGCCGTCGCCGACGGCGCCGAACTGGTGATCTTCCCCGAGGCGATGATGTGCCGGTTCGGGGTGCCGCTCGGCGACGTCGCGCAACCGCTGGACGGGCCCTGGGCCGGCGGAGTCGCCCGGGTGGCCGAGCGCACGGGCGCCGCCGTGATCGCCGGCATGTTCACCCCGTCCGGCGACGGCCGGGTGCGCAACACACTGGTGATCGCGGTGCCCGGCGAGCCGGTGCGCGGCTACCACAAGATCCACCTGTACGACGCCTTCGGATTCGCCGAGTCGCGGACCGTCGCCCCCGGCGACGAACCGGTGGTGGTCGACGTCGCCGGACACCGCGTCGGCGTCGCCACCTGCTACGACATCCGCTTCCCTGCGCTGTTCGTCGAACTGGCCCGGAGGGGCGCCGAACTCATCGCGGTCCCGGCGTCGTGGGGTGCCGGACCGGGGAAGCTCGAGCAGTGGCAGCTGTTGGCGTCGGCGCGGGCCCTCGACTGTGCCACCTACGTGGCGGCCGTCGGGCAGGCACTACCCGACGATCCGGGCCTGCGCGAGTCGGCGGCGCCCACCGGGATAGGTCATAGCCGAATCTCAGATCCGTTCGGTAGCGTGATCGCCGATTACGGTGCGCAACAGCAACTGAGCGTTCACGACCTAGACCTGTCCGTCGTCGAGAAGGCGCGTGCCGCGTCGGCCGTCCTGGCCAACCAGCGCGTCATCCCGACGGACCCGACCGAGTAG
- a CDS encoding class I SAM-dependent methyltransferase codes for MTRGTTNLNRLRRVDRWIVADPRIRAVLDDAAAPLAVDLGYGARPDTALELAARLRAVVPDLRLVGLEIDPERIAPPAEGVRFALGGFELAGLRPHLVRAFNVLRQYDEDEVPAAWAQILAGLAPGGFLVEGTCDEIGRRACWLLLDATGPLELTLAWDPAHTARPSDLAPRLPKALIHRNVPGEPVHDLLVAADRCWDRAAGHEPFGPRARWRAALELLRDEGVPIRVRRGRSIDNVLTVPWSAVRPNG; via the coding sequence ATCACCCGCGGCACGACGAACCTGAACCGGCTCCGCCGTGTCGACCGGTGGATCGTCGCCGATCCGCGCATCCGGGCCGTGCTCGACGACGCCGCGGCGCCGCTCGCCGTCGACCTCGGCTACGGCGCCCGCCCGGACACCGCCCTCGAACTCGCCGCGCGCCTGCGCGCGGTGGTCCCCGATCTGCGACTGGTCGGACTCGAGATCGACCCCGAGCGGATCGCGCCGCCCGCGGAGGGGGTGCGGTTCGCCCTCGGCGGCTTCGAACTCGCGGGACTGCGCCCGCACCTGGTCCGCGCGTTCAACGTGCTGCGCCAGTACGACGAGGACGAAGTGCCCGCGGCCTGGGCGCAGATCCTCGCCGGGCTCGCGCCCGGTGGCTTCCTGGTGGAAGGCACCTGCGACGAGATCGGCCGTCGCGCCTGCTGGCTGCTGCTCGACGCCACCGGGCCGCTGGAGCTGACGCTCGCCTGGGATCCCGCGCACACCGCGCGCCCGTCCGATCTGGCACCGCGGCTCCCGAAGGCCCTGATCCACCGCAACGTACCCGGCGAACCCGTGCACGACCTGCTGGTCGCCGCCGACCGCTGCTGGGACCGCGCTGCCGGGCACGAGCCCTTCGGGCCGCGGGCCCGCTGGCGCGCCGCACTGGAACTGCTCCGCGACGAGGGCGTCCCGATCCGCGTACGACGTGGCCGGAGCATCGACAACGTCTTGACCGTGCCCTGGTCGGCCGTTCGTCCGAACGGCTGA